Proteins encoded by one window of Candidatus Hydrogenedens sp.:
- a CDS encoding DUF6067 family protein, with amino-acid sequence MFINILLLLNTFIHGADIWIEPSWVSTNLAQPSPHSHYEAQIFAAKGEEESFQVHILADKNDLNNVSISFDKLPEKFPNPSIYQILPIQGVPLPQGGMDRSRIFLDILRPFQPLGILKGQKAVFWITFKIPREIKTGNYKTELQINVEEKKLKRIPVSIEVFDFEIPQTPSLNAISFLDWQTLLLTNPQSSSTDDFWKNFFNFIYDKRLNPSLGSYQQNLNTNTLPIPEGLWKNYVHHIKGYNSQNFIDITPLLLPPGPLETVRTPSQNEENMINDIRNINNITMGTIFFIPKDAGQHDALRRYLNSLSEQIPFFVVRILCGLPLPQYNFYTDIWALPFSSFSPGLMERLTKGLSIADENTLPIKSVSSSTTGFIPGSYPPILCSPWQAIDACLYTGWLSFPTEKEGKKEWLEVQLKDKIIGEKITIIWGPTQIPQSIDVLTSRDSIHFLSSSVNWKHVAGTLFEPAISYGTFKYNPDFSAIRFEFPRIKKGEFVYIQEIRLNSNEENKEPRMAPVITPWLWLNPEQYPSLRYDTAPIESRIIPWICWSYGFRGIILTPLLSWGNIISRPQNMETFLFQPQDTLQMTTLLYPAKDSYLHSIRLERLRDGLEDFEYLLLLFQKAQSQKLKNEECYNYLTIQLEKFVPWNIVQDDFAEELMMKRVSMGYELSDRESPYKTSKKEASLKKEKGETINISPKVQKNFSIRQKGKE; translated from the coding sequence ATGTTTATAAATATTCTCCTATTATTAAATACATTTATTCATGGTGCAGATATCTGGATTGAGCCATCCTGGGTATCTACCAATCTTGCACAACCATCTCCTCATTCCCATTATGAAGCACAAATCTTTGCTGCAAAAGGGGAAGAAGAATCCTTTCAGGTCCATATTTTGGCTGATAAAAATGACCTGAATAATGTATCTATTTCCTTCGACAAATTGCCTGAAAAATTTCCCAATCCATCGATATATCAGATATTACCTATTCAAGGTGTTCCTCTTCCTCAGGGGGGTATGGACCGAAGTCGCATATTTTTAGATATATTAAGACCGTTCCAACCGTTGGGTATCTTAAAAGGACAAAAGGCTGTTTTCTGGATAACCTTCAAAATTCCACGAGAAATAAAAACGGGGAACTATAAAACCGAGTTGCAAATTAATGTAGAAGAAAAGAAATTGAAGCGAATTCCTGTTTCCATTGAAGTTTTTGATTTTGAAATTCCGCAAACACCTTCTTTGAATGCTATTAGTTTTTTAGATTGGCAAACATTATTGCTAACAAACCCCCAATCTTCATCAACTGATGATTTCTGGAAAAACTTTTTCAATTTCATATACGATAAACGGCTTAATCCTTCATTAGGTTCTTATCAACAAAACCTTAACACGAATACTCTTCCTATTCCCGAAGGTTTGTGGAAAAACTATGTTCATCATATCAAGGGATACAATTCTCAAAATTTTATAGATATAACACCTTTGTTATTGCCGCCGGGTCCTCTGGAAACTGTCCGTACACCATCCCAAAATGAAGAGAATATGATAAACGACATAAGGAATATCAATAATATTACTATGGGAACTATTTTTTTTATACCCAAAGATGCTGGACAACATGACGCATTGCGGCGATACTTAAATTCTCTGTCCGAACAAATTCCTTTTTTTGTAGTAAGAATTTTATGTGGTCTCCCCTTACCCCAATATAATTTTTACACAGACATCTGGGCTTTACCTTTTTCTTCTTTTTCCCCAGGATTAATGGAGCGATTGACAAAAGGTTTGTCTATCGCAGATGAAAATACTCTTCCTATTAAATCCGTCTCTTCTTCAACCACTGGCTTTATTCCCGGCTCGTATCCCCCTATTTTATGTTCTCCATGGCAAGCCATAGACGCCTGTTTATACACAGGATGGCTATCCTTTCCTACTGAGAAAGAAGGCAAAAAAGAATGGTTAGAGGTTCAATTAAAAGATAAAATAATAGGCGAAAAAATAACCATTATTTGGGGTCCCACACAAATTCCTCAATCCATAGATGTCTTGACATCAAGAGATAGCATACATTTTCTCTCATCCTCTGTAAACTGGAAACATGTAGCAGGAACCCTTTTTGAACCGGCTATTTCGTATGGAACTTTCAAATACAATCCTGATTTCTCTGCTATCCGTTTTGAATTTCCTCGAATTAAAAAAGGAGAATTCGTGTATATTCAAGAAATCCGATTAAATTCGAATGAGGAGAATAAAGAACCCCGCATGGCTCCTGTAATTACACCCTGGTTATGGCTTAATCCTGAACAATATCCGTCTCTTCGTTATGATACCGCACCTATTGAATCCCGTATTATTCCATGGATATGCTGGAGTTATGGTTTCAGAGGTATCATTCTCACTCCTCTCCTTTCATGGGGCAATATTATCTCACGACCTCAAAACATGGAAACCTTCCTATTTCAACCTCAGGATACTTTGCAAATGACCACTTTGCTTTACCCCGCAAAAGATTCGTATTTACACTCTATCCGATTGGAACGGCTTCGCGATGGATTGGAAGACTTTGAATACCTATTACTTCTCTTTCAAAAGGCACAATCCCAAAAATTAAAAAACGAAGAATGTTATAACTACCTAACTATACAACTGGAAAAATTTGTTCCGTGGAATATTGTTCAGGATGATTTTGCAGAAGAATTAATGATGAAAAGAGTTTCTATGGGGTATGAATTAAGTGACAGAGAATCTCCTTATAAAACCAGCAAAAAAGAAGCCTCCCTCAAAAAAGAAAAAGGGGAAACGATTAACATTTCCCCGAAAGTTCAAAAAAACTTTTCTATTCGACAAAAGGGCAAAGAATAA